The segment CGACGAGCTGCGTGACAGCCTCCGCGAGCGCGTGTCCGAGGGCAAGAAGTACGAGCAGGCCGGCGCCATCCGCGACGCCGTCCTGGAGCAGCTGCTCGACACCGTCGAGTTCCCGCTGCCCGAGTCGGTCGTCGACGAAGAGGTCGAGTCGGTCCAGCACCAGCTGGTCCACGCCCTCGGTCACGACGACGCTCAGGTCGACCGCTTCCTCGAGGCGCAGGGCAAGACCCGCGACGAGTGGAACGAGGAGAGCAAGGTGGAGGCCGAGAAGTCGGTCCGCACCCAGCTGCTGCTCGACGCCATCGCCGACAAGGTCGAGGTCGAGGTCTCCCAGGACGAGCTGACCCAGCAGATTCTGATGCAGTCGCAGCGCTACGGCATCGCACCGCAGGAGTTCATCGCGCAGCTGCAGCAGGCCAACCAGATCGGCGCCCTGTACGCCGACGTGCGCCGCAACAAGTCGCTGGCCGAGGTCATCGGTGAGGTCACCGTCACCGACACCAACGGCGAGACCATCGACACCAAGGCGTTCTTCGGCGGTGCCGACGACGACGCCGAGGGCGACGAGGCTGAGGCCGCGGGCGACGACGCCTGATCTCCTCGCGTCACGACCAACACTTTCCGGCAGCCGGGACGAGCGATCGTCCCGGCTGCCGGTGTCTTCCGAGGACGCCGTCTCACCCGTTCTGCTGTAAGCGAATTAGGGGTGTCGACGGAACATCTCGGGGGGTGAAATTGATTAACCTCGGTGACAGCTTCTTCGGCGAGCGGAGCGCAGACGCGTCCGCCGGGCCCCGGCCCTCCGAGGAGAAACGCACCGTTAGACAGATGGGACAACCAGTGAGCACTCTGTACACGCCCTCGATGAGCTCAGGCGTCGCCGGCTTGAACCTGACCGATTCGGTCTTCGAGCGTCTGCTGCGTGAGCGGATCATCTTCCTCGGCACGCAGGTCGACGACGACATCGCGAACCGACTCTGCGCGCAGATCCTGCTGCTCGCGGCGGAAGACCCGACCAAGGACATCAACCTCTACATCAACTCGCCGGGCGGCAGTGTCACGGCGGGCATGGCGATCTTCGACACGATGCAGCTGGCACCGTGCGACGTCGCCACCTACGCGATGGGCATGGCGGCCTCGATGGGCCAGTTCCTGCTCGCCGCGGGCACCAAGGGCAAGCGCCACGCCCTCCCGCACGCGCGGATCATGATGCACCAGCCGTCGGCGGGCATCGGCGGCACCGCTGCCGACATCGCCATCCAGGCCGAGCAGTTCGCCGCCACCAAGCGCGAGATGAACCGACTCAACGCCCAGTTCACGGGACAGCCGTTGGAGAAGATCGAGCACGACGCCGACCGCGACAACTGGTTCACCGCCGAGGAGGCCAAGGAGTACGGCTTCGTCGACCACGTGGTAACCACCGCGGGCGCGCAGGCCTGACCGCATCCGACGTCCACACACCTACCGGTAACGGAGACACCATGACTAACTCGCTTCCCGCCGACGTCCGCGCGGGCATCCCGGATGCGGCACTGGCGCTGAAGAGCATCGAGGCGCGCTACATCCTCCCGCAGTTCATCGAGAACACCCCGAACGGTCAGCGGCAGTACGACCCGTACGCCAAGCTGTTCGAGGAGCGCATCGTGTTCGTCGGCACGCCGATCGACCAGACCGTCGCCAACGACGTGATGGCGCAGCTGCTGGTCCTGGAGAGCCAGGACCCCGACCGCGACATCACCATGTACATCAACTCGCCGGGCGGCAGCGTGCCGGACATGCTCGCGATCTACGACACCATGCAGTACGTGCACTGCGACGTCATGACCGTGTGCCTGGGCGAGGCCGCGTCGGCCGCCGCGATCCTTCTGGCGGGCGGTACGCCCGGCAAGCGTGCGGCACTGCCGAACGCCACCGTGCTGATCCACCAGCCGCGTACCGGCGGCGCCTACCAGGGCCAGGTCTCCGACCTCGAGATCCAGGCCGCTGAGATCGAGCGCATCCGCAAGCGCCTCGACGAGATCCTCGCGTCGCACACCGGCCAGGATCCCGAGAAGATCCGCAAGGACACCGATCGCGACAACATCCTCACCGCCGCGCAGGCGAAGGAGTACGGGATCATCGACGAGGTGTTCGAGTACCGCAAGAAGTCGGCCCGCACCAGCTAGGAGCAGGGCGTGAGGCCGACGTCGTCGACACGCCCGGGCATGGAT is part of the Gordonia phthalatica genome and harbors:
- a CDS encoding ATP-dependent Clp protease proteolytic subunit — translated: MGQPVSTLYTPSMSSGVAGLNLTDSVFERLLRERIIFLGTQVDDDIANRLCAQILLLAAEDPTKDINLYINSPGGSVTAGMAIFDTMQLAPCDVATYAMGMAASMGQFLLAAGTKGKRHALPHARIMMHQPSAGIGGTAADIAIQAEQFAATKREMNRLNAQFTGQPLEKIEHDADRDNWFTAEEAKEYGFVDHVVTTAGAQA
- a CDS encoding ATP-dependent Clp protease proteolytic subunit — protein: MTNSLPADVRAGIPDAALALKSIEARYILPQFIENTPNGQRQYDPYAKLFEERIVFVGTPIDQTVANDVMAQLLVLESQDPDRDITMYINSPGGSVPDMLAIYDTMQYVHCDVMTVCLGEAASAAAILLAGGTPGKRAALPNATVLIHQPRTGGAYQGQVSDLEIQAAEIERIRKRLDEILASHTGQDPEKIRKDTDRDNILTAAQAKEYGIIDEVFEYRKKSARTS